The sequence CGCCCGACCGCGGGGGTCGAGCCGGACCCGGAGATCCAGGGCAAGGTCGACGCCTTCAACAAGGCGCTGGACGACGCGCTCGGCATCGTCATCGGCACCACCTCGGTCGAACTGGACAGCCAGCGCGGCGCGGTCCGCACCCAGGAGACGACGATGGGCAACCTGATCGCCGACGGGCTGCGCTGGGGCGTCTCCGGCGCCCAGATGGCGATCGTCAACGGCGGCGGCATCCGCGGCGACCGGCTGATCGCGGCCGGCACCCAGCTGACGCGCAAGGACATCCTGACCGAACTGCCCTTCGGCAATGTCGCGGTGCTGCTGGAGCTGACCGGCGCGGAGATCCGCGCGGCGCTGGAGAACGGCGTGTCCCAGGTCGAGGGCGTCGCCGGCCGCTTCCCGCAGGTCTCCGGCCTCTCCTTCGTCTGGGACCCGGCCAAGCCGGCGGGCAGCCGGGTGGTCTCGATCACCTTCGACGGCAAGCCGCTGGACGACGCCGCGGTCTATCGCGTCGCCACCAACGACTACATGGCCGGCGGCGGCGACGGCTACGCCGCCTTCACCAAGGGCAAGGTGCTGATCGACGCTTCGGCCGCACGGCTGATGGCGACGGTGGTGATGGACTACGTCACCGCGATGAAGACCGTGTCGCCGAAGGTCGACGGCCGAATCCGGCGGGCCTCATGAACATGGATTCCGGCGGCACAGCCCCGCCGGTCCTGGGACTGGCGCTCGGCGGCGGCATCGCCCGCGGCTGGGCCCATATCGGCGTGCTGCGGGCGCTGGACGCCGCCGGCATCCGCCCGCAGGTGGTGTGCGGCACCTCGGTCGGCGCCCTGGCCGGCGCCGCCCATCTCTCCGGCCGGCTCGACATGCTCGAATCCTGGGCCCGCGGGCTGAACCGGCAGCGCATGGTCTCCTATCTCGATTTCGGCCTCGGCCTGCCCGCCCTGATCAGCGGCCGCAAGCTCGGGCGGCTCCTGGACCAGAGCTTCGGCGACCTCAGGATCGAGGATCTCGGCGTGCCCTTCGGCGCGGTCTGTGTCGACCTGTTCACCGGCCATGAGGTCTGCCTGCGCGAGGGCCGGGTGTCGGAGGTGATCCAGGCCTCCTACGCCTTGCCCGGCGTGTTCCCGCCGCGGCACATCGGCCGCCACATGCTGGTGGACGGCGCGCTGGTCAACCCGGTGCCCGTCTCGGTCTGCCGTGCCCTCGGGGCCGAGGTGGTGATCGCGGTCAACCTCAACGGCGACATCATGGGCCGGACGCGGGTGCCCGAGGGCGGCTATGCCCGCATCGCCGGCTTCGACATCCTCGAGCTGATGCCCGGCGGCACGCTGCTGGGCGGCATCAACGGCGTCGCCCGCAAGCTGTTCCGGCGCGACCCGGACATGCCGAGCCTGTTCGGGGTGATGATGGCCTCGCTCAACATCATCCTCGACCGCATGGGCCGCACCCGCCTGGCCGCCGAGCCGCCGGACGTGGCGATCGACCCGAAGCTCGGCCATATCGGCGCCGCCGAGTTCGACCGGGCGGAAGAGCTGATCGCGCTGGGCTACGAGGCGGCGGAGGCTGCGATCCCCGACATTCGCGAGGCGCTGCGCGTCACCTCCTACGGGCTCGGCCCCGACGCGCCGGCCTCGGCGCCCGCCGCGAAGTAGCGGCTGGGCGGCGCGCCCAGCAGGCGCTTGAACATGGTCGTGAAGGCGGCGGCGCTGTCATAGCCGAGGTCGAGGGCGACGGTCGTCACCGCCTCGCCCGCCGCCAGCCGCGGCAGCGCCGCGAACAGGCACGCCTGCTGCCGCCAGGCGGAGAGGCTGAGGCCGGTCTCCTGCCGGAACAGCCGGGTGAAGGCGCGGCGGCTCATGCCCAGCGCGCCGCACCAGTCGTCGATCGTGTCATGCGGCGTCGGCCCCTCCAGGAACCGCCGGCAGCGCGCCGCCAGCGCCGCATGGCCCGGCAGCGGCAGGTTCAGCGGCAGCACCGGCATGCGCGCGATCTCCTGCAGGATCAGCGCCATGACCAGCCCGTCGCGGCCGTCGAGGTCGTATTCCAGCGGCAGGTCCACCGCCTCCATCAGCAGGCTGCTCATCAGGGCCGAGACGCCGACCACCCGGCATTCGGCCGGCAGGCCGGGCACGGCGTCGGGCTCGACATAGACGCTGCGGACCTTCACCGCCCCGATCGGCTGCACGTCGTGGGTGATGCCGCCCGGGATCCAGACCGCGCGCTCCGGCGGCACCACCCAGCGCCCCGCCTCGGTCCGGACCATCAGCACGCCGTTGCTGCCGTACAGCAGCTGCGACCGCCGATGGCGATGCGGCAGGATCACGTAATGCGCCGGATAGTCGTTGCCGACCGCGACGACCGCGCGAGGCGTGTCCTCATAGCCGAAGGGGGTGGTGTTGCGGACCATGGCCCAGTCTCGAAGTTAATAGACCAAACCACGAAAGCAGGGCGTCCCGAAAGGCGTATCTTTGCCCAAACCGGAGGCACTCCCGCCTCCGGGTGCCTTGGTGATGGCCGCTCAGCGGTCATCGGGACGACCGGGAATGACGAGTGGAACACTGACCACGGGCCCAAGGCCCGAAACCGACGGAACGGTCTTCACGATCCTGGCCGCGATCAGCTTCAGCCATCTGCTCAACGACATGATGCAGTCGCTGCTGCCGGCGCTCTATCCGATGCTCGCCTCGGATTTCGGCCTCGATTTCGGCCAGGTCGGCCTCATCACCTTCGTGTTCCAGCTCACCGCCTCGATCCTCCAGCCGGCGATCGGCCTCTACACAGACCGCAAGCCGCAGCCCTATTCGCTGCCGCTCGGCATGGGTTTCACCCTGGTCGGCCTCGTCATCCTCTCGGTCGCGCCGACCTTCCCGATCCTGCTGCTGGGCGCGGCGCTGGTCGGCATGGGCTCCGCCGTGTTCCATCCGGAATCCTCGCGCATCGCCCGGTTGGCCTCGGGCGGGCGGCATGGCCTCGCCCAGTCGCTGTTCCAGGTCGGCGGCAATATCGGGTCGGCGATCGGGCCGCTGCTCGCCGCCTTCATCGTGCTGCCGCGCGGCCAGGGCAGCATCGGCTGGTTCTCGGCCGCCGCCCTGCTCGCCATCCTGGTGCTGACCGGCGTCGGCGCCTGGTACCAGCGGCACCGGCGCAGCATGGCCGCCAAGCCGCGCCGCCCGGTGGTTCCGGTTGCCCTGTCGCGCGGCAAGGTCGGGATGTCGCTGGGCATCCTCGGCATGCTGGTGTTCTCCAAGTACATCTACCTGGCCAGCCTGACGAGCTACTTCACCTTCTACCTGATCCAGACCTTCGGCGTGTCGGTGCAGGAGGCGCAGATCCACCTGTTCATCTTCCTCGGCGCCGTCGCCGTGGGGACGGTGGCGGGCGGCCCGATCGGCGACCGCTTCGGGCGGAAGGTGGTGATCTGGGGGTCGATCCTGGGCGTGCTGCCCTTCACCCTGGCCATGCCCTATGTCGGGCTGACCGGCACGGTGGTCCTCAGCATCATCATCGGCCTGATCCTGGCCTCGGCCTTCTCCGCCATCGTCGTCTATGCGCAGGAGCTGGTGCCGGGCAAGACCGGCACGATCGCCGGGCTGTTCTTCGGCTTCGCCTTCGGCATGGGCGGCATCGGCGCCGCGGTGCTGGGCGAGATCGCGGACCTGACCAGCATCGGCTTCGTCTACCGGATCTGCGCCTTCCTGCCGCTGATCGGGCTGCTCACGGTCTTCCTG comes from Inquilinus sp. Marseille-Q2685 and encodes:
- a CDS encoding MFS transporter, with translation MTSGTLTTGPRPETDGTVFTILAAISFSHLLNDMMQSLLPALYPMLASDFGLDFGQVGLITFVFQLTASILQPAIGLYTDRKPQPYSLPLGMGFTLVGLVILSVAPTFPILLLGAALVGMGSAVFHPESSRIARLASGGRHGLAQSLFQVGGNIGSAIGPLLAAFIVLPRGQGSIGWFSAAALLAILVLTGVGAWYQRHRRSMAAKPRRPVVPVALSRGKVGMSLGILGMLVFSKYIYLASLTSYFTFYLIQTFGVSVQEAQIHLFIFLGAVAVGTVAGGPIGDRFGRKVVIWGSILGVLPFTLAMPYVGLTGTVVLSIIIGLILASAFSAIVVYAQELVPGKTGTIAGLFFGFAFGMGGIGAAVLGEIADLTSIGFVYRICAFLPLIGLLTVFLPDLERPRRVAAAPAE
- a CDS encoding patatin-like phospholipase family protein, which translates into the protein MNMDSGGTAPPVLGLALGGGIARGWAHIGVLRALDAAGIRPQVVCGTSVGALAGAAHLSGRLDMLESWARGLNRQRMVSYLDFGLGLPALISGRKLGRLLDQSFGDLRIEDLGVPFGAVCVDLFTGHEVCLREGRVSEVIQASYALPGVFPPRHIGRHMLVDGALVNPVPVSVCRALGAEVVIAVNLNGDIMGRTRVPEGGYARIAGFDILELMPGGTLLGGINGVARKLFRRDPDMPSLFGVMMASLNIILDRMGRTRLAAEPPDVAIDPKLGHIGAAEFDRAEELIALGYEAAEAAIPDIREALRVTSYGLGPDAPASAPAAK
- a CDS encoding helix-turn-helix domain-containing protein encodes the protein MVRNTTPFGYEDTPRAVVAVGNDYPAHYVILPHRHRRSQLLYGSNGVLMVRTEAGRWVVPPERAVWIPGGITHDVQPIGAVKVRSVYVEPDAVPGLPAECRVVGVSALMSSLLMEAVDLPLEYDLDGRDGLVMALILQEIARMPVLPLNLPLPGHAALAARCRRFLEGPTPHDTIDDWCGALGMSRRAFTRLFRQETGLSLSAWRQQACLFAALPRLAAGEAVTTVALDLGYDSAAAFTTMFKRLLGAPPSRYFAAGAEAGASGPSP